Proteins from a genomic interval of Lycium ferocissimum isolate CSIRO_LF1 chromosome 2, AGI_CSIRO_Lferr_CH_V1, whole genome shotgun sequence:
- the LOC132047179 gene encoding alpha-dioxygenase PIOX: MSFVMDSLKNLLLSPLLNFIHKDFHKIFERMTLVDKFLFLIVHFVDKRNLWHRLPVFFGLLYLGARRRLHQEYNLLNVGRTPTGVRSNPTDYPYRTADGKYNDPFNEGAGSEFSFFGRNMMPVDQHNKLKKPDPMVVATKLLARRKFVDTGKQFNMIAASWIQFMVHDWIDHLEDTEQIELRAPKEVASECPLKSFKFNKTKEIPTGFYEIKTGHLNSRTPWWDGSVIYGSNTEVLEKVRTFKDGKLKLSENGLIQQDENGKIISGDVRNTWAGLLALQALFVQEHNAVCDALKKEYPELEDEDLYRHARLVTSAVIAKVHTIDWTVELLKTDTMLAGMRANWYGLLGKKFKDTFGHVNIGGSVFGGYVGMKKPENHGVPYSLTEEFVTVYRMHQLLPDTLQLRNIDVTPGPNKSLPLTNEIPMGELIGGKGKENLSRIGFTKHMVSMGHQACGALDLWNYPVWMRDLVAQDVDGNDRPDHVDLASLEIYRDRERSVPRYNDFRRGMLQIPISKWEDLTDDEEAIKTLREVYDDDVEELDLLVGLMAEKKIKGFAISETAFFIFLVMAARRLEADRFFTSNYNEETYTKKGLEWVNTTESLKDVLDRHYPEMAEKWMNSGSAFSVWDSSPEPHNPIPLFFRVPQQ; encoded by the exons ATGTCTTTTGTTATGGACTCCCTCAAGAATCTGTTGCTATCCCCTCTCCTTAATTTCATCCACAAAGATTTTCATAAGATCTTTGAGAGAATGACTCTCGTCGACAAATTTTTGTTTCTG ATTGTGCATTTCGTTGATAAACGGAATCTGTGGCACCGGCTACCGGTGTTCTTTGGGCTACTTTATCTTGGAGCGCGACGGCGCCTTCATCAGGAATACAATTTGCTCAACGTTGGTAGAACACCTACTGGCGTTAGATCAAATCCGACTGATTACCCTTATAGAACTGCTGATGGAAAATACAATGATCCTTTCAATGAAGGAGCAGGCAgtgaattttctttctttggcaggAATATGATGCCTGTTGATCAGCATAATAAG TTAAAGAAGCCCGATCCAATGGTAGTAGCAACGAAGCTGCTAGCCCGGAGAAAATTCGTTGACACAGGAAAACAGTTTAACATGATTGCTGCCTCTTGGATACAATTTATGGTTCACGATTGGATCGATCATTTGGAAGACACTGAACAG ATTGAGCTTAGAGCACCTAAAGAAGTTGCAAGTGAGTGCCCTCTCAAGTCCTTTAAGTTTAACAAGACCAAGGAAATTCCCACGGGCTTTTATGAAATCAAAACCGGTCATTTGAACAGTCGTACCCCGTGGTG GGACGGAAGTGTAATTTATGGAAGCAACACAGAGGTCTTGGAGAAAGTGAGAACATTTAAAGACGGAAAGTTGAAACTATCAGAAAATGGTCTCATCCAACAAGATGAAAACGGGAAAATCATCTCTGGTGATGTTCGCAACACTTGGGCGGGACTTCTGGCACTGCAAGCTCTCTTTGTTCAAGAGCACAATGCTGTTTGTGACGCTTTGAAG AAAGAATATCCAGAATTGGAGGACGAGGACTTGTATCGTCATGCAAGGCTTGTCACGTCTGCTGTCATTGCAAAAGTTCACACAATAGATTGGACTGTTGAGCTTCTCAAAACCGACACCATGCTTGCAGGAATGCGTGCAAATTG GTATGGATTACTAGGAAAGAAATTCAAGGATACATTTGGTCATGTTAACATTGGAGGTTCCGTTTTTGGTGGTTATGTGGGAATGAAGAAACCTGAGAATCATGGAGTACCCTATTCCTTAACTGAGGAATTTGTAACTGTCTATCGGATGCATCAACTCCTGCCCGATACGCTTCAACTGAGAAATATAGATGTCACACCTGGACCTAATAAGTCTCTCCCGTTGACTAATGA AATCCCAATGGGAGAATTAATTGGGGGCAAAGGAAAGGAGAATTTATCAAGAATCGGGTTTACTAAGCACATGGTTTCAATGGGCCACCAAGCTTGTGGAGCTCTTGATCTTTGGAATTATCCAGTGTGGATGAGGGATCTTGTTGCCCAAGACGTCGATGGAAATGATAGACCAGATCATGTTGACCTTGCATCCCTTGAAA TTTATAGGGATAGAGAAAGAAGTGTTCCTAGGTACAATGATTTTCGAAGAGGGATGCTGCAAATTCCAATTTCTAAATGGGAAGATTTGACGGATGATGAGGAAGCTATTAAAACGCTTCGTGaagtttatgatgatgatgtggaaGAATTGGATCTGTTAGTGGGACTCATGgcagaaaaaaagataaaaggcTTTGCCATTTCTGAAACTGCCTTTTTCATATTTCTCGTCATGGCAGCCAG GAGGCTAGAGGCAGATAGATTTTTCACCAGCAATTACAACGAGGAAACATACACAAAGAAAGGATTAGAATGGGTGAATACAACTGAAAGTTTGAAAGATGTGCTGGATCGTCATTACCCAGAGATGGCTGAGAAATGGATGAATTCAGGCAGCGCATTCTCTGTTTGGGACTCTTCTCCAGAACCTCATAATCCTATTCCACTCTTCTTTCGCGTTCCTCAGCAGTAG
- the LOC132047181 gene encoding WAT1-related protein At3g28050-like, whose amino-acid sequence MGSNNGRSRESTFYKEVLPFTAMVAMECINVGLNTLYKAATNKGMSHYVFVVYSYGLAALLLLPSPFFSTRSRLLPPLNCSILAKIFLLGVIGCTSQIMGYTGINYSSPTLASAISNLVPAFTFVLAVIFRMEKIQLKRSSTRAKVLGTVVSIAGAFVVTLYKGPKLLVPTTPTTNLLRQPLRSSQSNWMLGGLFLTTEYFLVPMWYIVQTWIMKEYPAEVTVVFFYNLCVSILAGIVGIFSEPDSNKWIIKPDIAMASILCSGILGSSLNNTIHTWALRVKGPVYVAMFKPLSIAIAVAMGVVLLGDTLYLGSILGATVIAIGFYTVMWGKAKEMPEYDDSSDLESSPAQKFPLLHNYKNEGISNK is encoded by the exons atgggaAGCAATAATGGAAGAAGCAGGGAGTCAACTTTTTACAAAGAAGTGCTGCCATTTACAGCTATGGTGGCTATGGAATGCATAAATGTTGGCTTAAACACACTTTACAAAGCTGCTACTAACAAGGGCATGAGCCATTATGTCTTTGTTGTTTACAGTTATGGTCTTGCTGCTCTTCTCCTCCTTCCTTCTCCTTTCTTCTCCACCAG ATCAAGACTACTTCCACCTCTCAACTGCTCAATCCTAGCAAAAATCTTTCTTCTTGGAGTTATCGG GTGTACATCACAGATAATGGGGTATACAGGAATCAACTATAGCTCTCCTACGCTTGCCTCCGCCATCAGCAATCTTGTCCCTGCTTTTACTTTCGTCCTGGCTGTCATTTTCag GATGGAGAAGATACAGTTGAAAAGATCAAGCACTCGAGCCAAAGTCTTGGGCACGGTGGTATCCATAGCTGGAGCATTCGTAGTGACTCTATACAAGGGTCCAAAATTATTAGTGCCTACAACGCCCACAACCAATTTACTACGTCAACCTCTCCGCTCATCTCAATCGAATTGGATGCTTGGTGGCCTTTTCCTCACAACTGAGTATTTTTTAGTCCCCATGTGGTATATAGTTCAG ACGTGGATTATGAAGGAGTATCCAGCAGAAGTGACTGTAGTTTTCTTCTACAACTTGTGTGTGAGCATCCTAgctggtattgttggaattttCTCTGAACCTGACTCCAACAAATGGATAATTAAACCAGATATTGCAATGGCCTCCATCCTCTGCTCT GGAATTTTGGGCTCATCCCTAAATAATACAATTCACACCTGGGCTTTGCGCGTGAAAGGACCTGTCTATGTGGCAATGTTCAAACCACTGTCCATTGCCATTGCAGTTGCCATGGGAGTCGTTCTCCTAGGAGATACTCTCTATTTGGGAAG CATCCTGGGAGCGACAGTAATTGCCATTGGCTTCTATACCGTAATGTGGGGAAAGGCAAAAGAGATGCCAGAATACGATGATTCTAGTGATCTCGAGTCGTCTCCAGCTCAAAAGTTCCCCTTGTTACACAATTATAAAAATGAAGGCATCTCAAACAAGTAA